One stretch of Lacrimispora sphenoides DNA includes these proteins:
- a CDS encoding ATP-binding cassette domain-containing protein, whose amino-acid sequence MEREVLLDVRDLDVTFGERRKKYEAVKKVNFKIYKGETFGLVGESGSGKTTIGRAIMRIVPSCGGDILYKGDKINGRIPAELDRKVIKEIQMIFQDPQASLNERAKVDYIISEGLMNMEKGLGEKERKKRVDQALLDVGLLPEFASRFPHEFSGGQRQRIGIARSLIMNPDFIIADEPISALDVSVRAQVLNLLGDMKKKRQITYLFIAHDLSVMRFITDRIAVIRKGEIVEMAETEELITHALHPYTRALLSAIPMPDPKHEKEKKLLVYDPSVHDYSWEKASWREIRPEHFVLANRKEAEEYKRLYKD is encoded by the coding sequence ATGGAACGTGAAGTACTGTTAGATGTAAGGGATTTGGATGTGACCTTTGGAGAGCGCAGAAAGAAATATGAAGCGGTAAAGAAGGTAAACTTTAAAATATATAAAGGAGAAACCTTTGGGCTGGTGGGGGAGTCCGGGTCAGGGAAAACCACCATTGGCCGTGCGATCATGAGGATCGTTCCAAGCTGCGGAGGAGATATCCTTTATAAAGGTGATAAGATCAATGGGAGAATCCCTGCAGAGCTGGACCGGAAGGTTATTAAGGAAATACAGATGATCTTTCAGGATCCCCAGGCTTCCTTAAATGAAAGGGCCAAGGTGGATTATATCATCAGCGAAGGCCTGATGAATATGGAAAAAGGACTAGGGGAAAAGGAACGGAAAAAACGGGTGGACCAGGCCCTTCTTGACGTGGGGCTTCTTCCGGAATTTGCAAGCCGTTTCCCTCATGAGTTTTCCGGAGGTCAGAGACAGAGAATCGGGATTGCCAGATCCCTTATTATGAACCCGGATTTTATCATCGCCGATGAACCGATTTCTGCTCTTGATGTATCAGTCCGGGCCCAGGTCCTAAACCTTCTTGGAGATATGAAGAAAAAACGGCAGATCACTTATCTTTTTATTGCCCACGACTTATCTGTTATGAGATTTATTACGGACCGGATCGCAGTGATCCGTAAAGGTGAGATTGTGGAAATGGCGGAAACGGAGGAGCTGATCACCCATGCCCTTCATCCCTATACAAGGGCGCTGCTCTCCGCAATACCCATGCCGGATCCGAAGCATGAAAAGGAGAAAAAGCTTCTGGTTTATGATCCTTCGGTTCATGATTACTCATGGGAAAAGGCTTCCTGGAGGGAGATAAGGCCTGAGCATTTTGTGCTGGCAAACCGGAAGGAAGCGGAAGAATATAAAAGACTGTATAAGGATTGA
- a CDS encoding serine hydrolase has protein sequence MDSRLTLEKRIEAEIMSYDGKMGIYLDDFHGNVIAIHADEAFETASTIKTYILACLFDEVEKGNKSLEDMIEYKEEHVVDGSGVLPDLEPGAMLRVKDAATLMIIVSDNIATNMMIDYLGLERINQCIKALGCKDTVLHNPIHFEQYDRLGTSTPEDYASIFIRLAKGELISPGADEKMLDILKKQHYNSMITKDFPPFYMDSDNTDDILISVASKSGSMDACRNDGGLVFTPYGPYAIIMFHKEFSDAMYYPAHPATVFGARVSRMILDQFLALEGRFLK, from the coding sequence ATGGATTCCAGACTGACATTAGAAAAAAGAATTGAAGCGGAGATCATGAGCTATGACGGGAAAATGGGGATTTATCTGGATGACTTCCATGGTAATGTAATTGCCATTCACGCTGATGAGGCATTTGAGACAGCAAGCACCATAAAGACCTATATACTGGCATGTCTGTTTGATGAGGTGGAAAAGGGAAACAAAAGCCTTGAGGATATGATCGAGTATAAGGAAGAACATGTGGTGGACGGAAGCGGTGTACTTCCGGATCTGGAGCCGGGAGCAATGCTCAGGGTAAAGGATGCAGCGACCCTTATGATCATTGTAAGTGATAATATTGCAACCAATATGATGATAGACTATCTGGGGCTGGAAAGAATTAACCAATGCATCAAAGCCCTTGGCTGTAAGGATACGGTGCTGCACAATCCCATTCACTTTGAGCAGTACGACAGGCTTGGGACCAGTACACCGGAAGATTATGCAAGCATTTTTATCCGTCTGGCAAAGGGGGAGCTTATTAGTCCAGGGGCAGATGAAAAGATGCTGGATATCTTAAAAAAGCAGCATTATAACAGCATGATCACTAAGGACTTTCCTCCATTTTACATGGACAGTGACAATACGGATGATATCCTGATTTCCGTTGCTTCTAAAAGCGGAAGCATGGATGCCTGCAGAAATGACGGCGGCCTGGTGTTTACTCCCTATGGGCCTTATGCTATCATCATGTTCCACAAGGAATTTTCTGATGCCATGTATTATCCGGCCCACCCGGCCACCGTGTTCGGGGCCAGGGTCAGCCGTATGATCCTGGATCAGTTTTTAGCATTGGAGGGAAGATTTTTAAAATAA
- a CDS encoding ABC transporter substrate-binding protein, with amino-acid sequence MRGWTLCAAALLCIGCLAGCDRSTRMVPAEFHKDEELVVYCPHPLEFINPIVSEFEEQTGIKVEVCTGGTGELLNMVEDRKEPRCDIFWGGSLSTTMAKSELFEPYISKNESMIQEDYGNKEGNMTRFTDVPSLLMVNTNLAGDIAIEGYGDLLKPELFGKIAMCDPSTSSSAFEHLINMLYAMGGGEPEAGWDYVEAFCKNLDGKLLQSSSEVYQGVAEGRYTVGLTFEEGAAHYIASGYPVSVVYMKEGVISKPDVVCIIKGSDHMESAKQFVDFVTGKDAQTVISESLGRRSVRTDVNEPEYLLDKQAIHIIYDEESVVKENKMEWLRRFSEVFQSTLD; translated from the coding sequence ATGAGAGGCTGGACCTTATGTGCTGCGGCCCTTCTGTGCATTGGCTGTCTGGCAGGCTGCGACCGCAGTACCCGGATGGTGCCCGCAGAGTTTCATAAGGATGAGGAACTGGTGGTGTACTGTCCTCATCCGCTGGAATTTATTAATCCCATTGTATCGGAATTTGAGGAACAGACAGGGATTAAGGTGGAGGTATGCACGGGAGGGACGGGAGAACTGTTAAACATGGTGGAGGACAGGAAGGAACCCAGATGTGATATCTTCTGGGGGGGCTCCCTGTCTACCACCATGGCTAAAAGTGAGCTGTTTGAGCCTTATATCAGCAAAAATGAATCCATGATCCAGGAAGATTACGGAAATAAGGAAGGAAACATGACCCGGTTTACTGATGTTCCAAGCCTTCTCATGGTGAATACCAATCTTGCTGGAGATATTGCCATAGAAGGGTATGGGGACCTTCTTAAGCCTGAGCTTTTCGGAAAGATTGCCATGTGCGATCCTTCTACCTCATCCTCGGCGTTTGAGCATCTGATCAATATGCTTTATGCCATGGGAGGAGGAGAACCGGAGGCTGGCTGGGATTATGTGGAAGCATTTTGTAAAAACCTGGATGGAAAGCTTCTTCAAAGCTCCTCTGAAGTATATCAGGGAGTGGCCGAGGGGCGCTATACGGTAGGACTTACCTTTGAAGAGGGGGCAGCTCACTACATTGCTTCCGGATATCCGGTCAGTGTGGTGTATATGAAGGAGGGTGTTATATCCAAACCGGATGTAGTATGCATCATCAAGGGTTCCGATCACATGGAGTCAGCAAAGCAGTTTGTGGATTTTGTAACGGGTAAGGATGCCCAGACGGTTATTTCTGAAAGTCTTGGAAGGCGTTCCGTAAGGACGGATGTAAATGAACCGGAGTATCTGCTGGATAAACAGGCGATCCACATCATTTATGACGAGGAAAGCGTGGTAAAGGAGAACAAAATGGAATGGCTGAGACGCTTTTCAGAGGTTTTTCAAAGCACCCTGGATTAG
- a CDS encoding ABC transporter permease has translation MASLQSNRLERKKFFSDPILVSMITVLLIFLALFILYPLFMLLIDSFYAEGSVTLQVFRRVLNLERFQNAFKNTLVLGFITGTASTAIGLLFAYVEVYVKLKTKVLGKLFGLVSMLPVVSPPFVLSLSMIMLFGRSGLISRSLLHIYDSNVYGLKGIAIVQTLTFFPVCYLMLKGLLKNIDPSLEEATRDMGATRWKVFSSVTFPLLLPGLGNAFLVTFIESVADFANPMLIGGSYDTLATTIYLQVTGAYDSTGAAAMSVVLLSLTVVLFLIQKYYLEKKTAATLTGKASRMRMLIEDKSVTVPLTCFCGIVAAFVLLMYIMVPFGALFTLWGRDYSLSLKWFQYMFKTSGIKAFKDSFVLSLIAAPLTAFLSMVISYLVVKKRFKAKGFIEFVSMLAMAVPGTVLGIGYIRGYANGLFRSGIMSGLYGTGLILIIVFIVRSLPTGTRSGISALRQIDKSIEESAYDMGANSARVFMSVTLPLIKDSFFSGLVTAFVRSITAISAIILLVTPDFLLITCQINEQAEKGNYGVACAYATVLILITYGAVLIMNAMMKFFGVSRAVKEVQD, from the coding sequence ATGGCCAGCTTGCAGAGTAACCGGCTGGAGCGCAAAAAATTCTTTTCTGACCCGATTTTGGTCAGCATGATTACAGTTTTGCTTATTTTTCTTGCGCTGTTTATTCTTTATCCTCTGTTTATGCTGTTGATAGACAGCTTTTATGCGGAGGGCTCTGTTACACTTCAAGTGTTTCGGAGGGTTTTAAATCTGGAACGGTTCCAGAATGCATTTAAAAATACCCTTGTTCTTGGATTTATCACGGGGACCGCTTCTACAGCCATCGGATTGCTGTTTGCTTATGTAGAGGTGTATGTGAAGCTGAAAACTAAGGTTTTGGGAAAGCTCTTTGGGCTTGTTTCCATGCTTCCGGTGGTATCCCCGCCATTTGTTCTGTCTTTGTCCATGATCATGCTTTTTGGAAGGAGCGGCCTGATCAGTAGGTCCCTGCTTCACATATATGATTCTAATGTCTATGGGCTTAAGGGAATTGCCATTGTCCAGACTCTGACCTTTTTTCCGGTATGCTACTTAATGCTAAAGGGGCTTTTAAAAAATATCGATCCTTCTCTGGAGGAGGCCACCAGGGATATGGGGGCCACCAGGTGGAAGGTGTTTTCCAGTGTTACGTTTCCCCTTTTGCTTCCGGGACTTGGCAATGCGTTTCTGGTGACCTTTATCGAGTCTGTGGCGGATTTTGCAAATCCCATGCTGATCGGCGGGTCTTATGATACTTTGGCTACCACCATTTACTTACAGGTGACAGGAGCTTATGACTCCACGGGTGCGGCAGCCATGTCAGTTGTTCTGTTGTCCCTGACAGTTGTGCTGTTCCTGATACAGAAGTATTATCTGGAAAAGAAAACAGCAGCTACTTTAACGGGAAAGGCTTCCCGCATGAGAATGCTTATTGAGGATAAGAGTGTGACTGTTCCGCTTACCTGTTTCTGCGGCATTGTTGCGGCTTTTGTCCTGCTGATGTACATTATGGTTCCCTTTGGCGCCCTGTTTACTCTCTGGGGAAGGGACTACAGCCTAAGCCTTAAGTGGTTTCAATATATGTTTAAAACCAGCGGAATCAAGGCATTTAAGGACTCCTTTGTGCTGTCCTTAATCGCTGCACCTCTCACGGCATTTCTTTCCATGGTCATTTCTTATCTTGTGGTTAAGAAGAGGTTTAAGGCAAAGGGCTTTATTGAGTTTGTTTCCATGCTGGCCATGGCTGTTCCGGGAACGGTCCTTGGTATTGGATATATCAGGGGCTATGCAAACGGATTGTTCCGCTCCGGAATTATGAGCGGCCTTTATGGGACAGGGCTTATTCTGATCATTGTATTTATCGTCCGGAGCCTTCCCACCGGTACCAGAAGCGGGATATCTGCCCTGCGCCAGATTGATAAATCCATAGAAGAATCTGCTTATGACATGGGAGCCAATTCTGCCAGGGTATTTATGTCCGTGACTCTCCCTCTTATTAAGGATTCTTTTTTCAGCGGTCTGGTAACGGCTTTTGTTCGCAGCATTACCGCCATTTCCGCCATTATCCTGCTGGTGACGCCAGATTTTCTGTTAATCACCTGCCAGATCAATGAGCAGGCGGAAAAGGGAAATTACGGTGTGGCCTGTGCTTATGCAACCGTATTGATTCTCATTACTTATGGTGCGGTTCTCATTATGAATGCTATGATGAAGTTCTTCGGTGTCAGCAGAGCCGTGAAAGAAGTACAGGATTAA
- a CDS encoding sensor histidine kinase codes for MKKGRYFKDELRRLIMGYAIIPAVGFTLICTLVFLAVLLYGKKSGNESHNAFVAEELEKVLTGYEEKLDVLSDSDLLFDRDSGAAGRMAVFEQFYGMSDQLGYKADLYVFDGEKRVLLSTRKDIPDYLSDREDIRWGLFGAMDENPGETRVRLMEAWKGQDRDIAMGMAVMRGDKKAGYLIFTINSSQFKPALDRSESQTIIADRFGWVYLSSNYYLVSSSSQVLKVLETAGRYLPYEKKMFLVSVHPAYHNMFLVYSVTDIQNIVFSLGLSSALIITALVLMTIWVLISTKKVTERKTRDFYLLLHVMEKARDGNLDASIEIESENEFRIIADAYRETIASLKLQMENNRKMTELVAASQNKQLESQFNPHFLFNTLENIRYMCIIQPETAGKMVFSLSNLLRYSLDGSRTEVTLEEDLEHLENYLTILKYRFNRRFSYVIDVEEEVLSCRIPRLVLQPMIENSVKYGFGNQENLRVELKAYIHEDRLIMICRDDGIGMTPGVLSDIQALLEQEENNKRHSGLYNIHRRCRILYGRPYGVEIRSAEGLGTTLVVTLPAQREEV; via the coding sequence ATGAAAAAGGGACGATATTTCAAAGATGAGCTGCGCCGCCTGATCATGGGATATGCCATCATTCCGGCAGTAGGCTTTACCCTGATCTGTACCCTGGTTTTTCTTGCGGTCCTGCTCTATGGGAAAAAAAGTGGGAATGAGTCCCACAATGCTTTCGTGGCGGAGGAACTGGAAAAGGTTCTTACAGGGTATGAGGAGAAGCTTGATGTGCTTTCGGATTCTGACCTGCTTTTTGACAGGGATTCCGGTGCAGCCGGACGGATGGCCGTGTTTGAGCAATTTTACGGGATGTCCGACCAGTTGGGATATAAGGCTGATCTATATGTCTTTGACGGTGAGAAGCGGGTGCTGTTATCCACAAGAAAGGATATCCCGGATTACTTATCAGACAGGGAGGATATCCGCTGGGGATTGTTCGGAGCCATGGATGAGAATCCGGGGGAAACCAGAGTACGCTTAATGGAAGCCTGGAAAGGCCAGGACCGGGATATTGCCATGGGCATGGCAGTAATGCGGGGAGATAAAAAGGCGGGATACTTAATCTTCACCATTAACAGCAGCCAGTTTAAGCCGGCGCTTGACCGGTCAGAAAGCCAAACCATCATTGCAGACCGGTTTGGCTGGGTTTATTTAAGCAGCAATTATTATCTTGTGAGCAGCAGCAGCCAGGTGTTAAAGGTGCTTGAGACGGCAGGCAGGTATCTGCCTTATGAAAAGAAGATGTTTCTCGTATCCGTTCATCCGGCATACCATAACATGTTTTTAGTCTATTCTGTAACAGATATCCAGAATATCGTGTTTTCCCTGGGGCTTAGCAGTGCTCTTATTATTACGGCTCTTGTGCTGATGACCATATGGGTACTGATCAGCACGAAGAAGGTGACGGAACGGAAGACCAGGGATTTTTACCTCCTCCTTCATGTCATGGAAAAAGCCAGAGATGGGAATTTAGACGCTTCCATAGAGATAGAAAGTGAAAATGAATTTCGGATCATAGCAGATGCTTACCGGGAAACCATTGCCAGCTTAAAGCTGCAGATGGAGAATAACAGAAAGATGACGGAGCTGGTGGCAGCTTCTCAGAATAAGCAGCTGGAATCCCAGTTTAATCCGCATTTTCTGTTTAATACTCTGGAAAATATCCGGTATATGTGCATTATCCAGCCGGAGACAGCCGGGAAGATGGTGTTCAGCCTGTCTAACCTGCTGCGTTACAGCCTGGATGGCAGCAGGACGGAGGTCACCCTGGAAGAGGATTTAGAGCACCTGGAGAATTATCTGACGATCTTAAAATACCGGTTTAACCGCCGGTTTTCCTATGTGATTGACGTGGAAGAAGAGGTACTATCCTGCCGGATTCCCAGGCTGGTGCTGCAGCCCATGATCGAAAATTCAGTCAAATACGGTTTTGGCAACCAGGAAAATTTAAGGGTGGAGCTTAAGGCCTATATTCACGAAGACCGGCTGATCATGATCTGCAGGGATGACGGGATTGGAATGACTCCAGGGGTTTTAAGTGACATTCAGGCCTTATTGGAGCAGGAAGAAAATAACAAACGGCATTCCGGGCTTTATAATATTCACAGACGGTGCAGGATCCTTTACGGAAGGCCTTATGGAGTGGAGATACGCAGTGCAGAAGGGCTTGGCACAACACTGGTGGTGACCCTTCCGGCACAAAGGGAGGAAGTATAA
- a CDS encoding ABC transporter substrate-binding protein, which produces MKKRTAFLLALTAALSLTACGSKQEAAATKAETAAETQSTAEGTTAAAGEEKKDSGEDGDLTELIKAAQAEGELTVYGSCEEEHLAAVCQYFEKTYGIKTKFQRLSTSEVYTKVSEEGGKPSADVWFGGTTDPYNEAVAAGILMPYDAMNAKNLIGDQYKDPTNSWYGIYKGILGFMVNTEELNRLGLEAPKTWDDLTKEEYKGLIMLSNPNTAGTAKLVINTMVQMKGHDAAMEYFKKLDKNIAQYTKSGSGPSKMVGPGECVIGVGFLHDGIYQILQGYDNIQLIVPEDGTSFEVGATAIFEGAAHPNAAKLWIEYALSPECVDLAKENGAYQFLVLKNATQPEEAVRFGLDMNNTINYDFEDAKENSAKYVEDFFEALGSSSDKADADRFLTQ; this is translated from the coding sequence ATGAAAAAAAGAACGGCATTTTTGCTGGCGCTAACAGCGGCTCTCAGTCTGACCGCATGCGGTTCCAAACAGGAGGCAGCAGCTACAAAGGCAGAGACAGCAGCGGAGACGCAGTCGACAGCTGAAGGAACAACGGCTGCTGCAGGGGAAGAGAAAAAAGATTCAGGGGAAGATGGAGATTTAACAGAACTGATCAAGGCAGCCCAGGCTGAAGGGGAATTAACTGTGTATGGATCCTGCGAAGAAGAGCATTTGGCTGCGGTATGCCAGTATTTTGAAAAGACCTATGGCATTAAGACAAAGTTCCAGAGACTTTCAACCTCAGAGGTTTATACCAAGGTTTCTGAGGAGGGAGGAAAGCCTTCTGCTGATGTATGGTTCGGCGGAACGACTGACCCCTATAATGAAGCGGTTGCAGCTGGGATTTTAATGCCTTATGATGCGATGAATGCCAAGAATCTTATAGGAGACCAGTATAAGGATCCTACGAATAGCTGGTATGGTATTTATAAGGGGATTCTGGGCTTCATGGTGAACACGGAAGAATTAAACAGACTTGGGTTAGAGGCTCCCAAAACCTGGGATGATCTGACAAAAGAAGAGTATAAGGGACTTATCATGCTTTCCAATCCAAATACAGCAGGTACGGCTAAGCTGGTGATCAATACCATGGTACAGATGAAGGGCCATGATGCTGCTATGGAGTATTTTAAAAAGCTGGACAAGAACATTGCACAGTATACAAAATCTGGTTCCGGCCCATCTAAGATGGTTGGACCTGGGGAATGTGTCATTGGAGTCGGTTTCCTTCATGACGGAATTTATCAGATTCTTCAGGGATATGATAACATTCAGCTGATTGTTCCTGAGGACGGAACCTCCTTTGAGGTAGGAGCAACTGCGATCTTTGAGGGCGCTGCTCATCCAAATGCAGCGAAGCTGTGGATCGAATATGCTCTGTCACCAGAGTGCGTGGATCTTGCAAAGGAAAACGGTGCTTATCAGTTCCTGGTTTTAAAGAACGCAACACAGCCGGAAGAGGCTGTACGCTTTGGCCTGGATATGAATAATACAATTAATTATGATTTTGAAGATGCAAAAGAAAACAGTGCGAAATATGTGGAAGATTTCTTTGAAGCCTTGGGAAGCTCTTCGGACAAGGCAGATGCTGACCGTTTCCTGACACAGTAA
- a CDS encoding ABC transporter ATP-binding protein, whose amino-acid sequence MNQEKILEVNDLDIKFELRGKTLHAIRGISLDLYKGEILAIVGESGSGKSVFTKSFMGLLERNGYVDGGSAVYSGADDRENVELTAVKREKDWLKIRGHEIAMIMQDPMTSLNPLKTIGVQIMEAVLLHQKVGHSEAKKRTLKYLMDVGIQDPEKRFDQYPHEFSGGMRQRVVIAIAIACNPQILICDEPTTALDVTIQAQILDLIKELRHKYRLSVILITHDLGVVANIADRVAVMYAGDIVEIGTCEDIFYDARHPYTWALLSSLPQVGVKGTDLFSIPGTPPNLYAEIKGDAFAPRNPQALKIDFVKRPPYFEVSPTHKAKTWLLDPRAPKVDPPPVVSKIRNGGLL is encoded by the coding sequence ATGAACCAGGAAAAGATTTTAGAGGTAAACGATCTGGACATCAAATTTGAATTAAGGGGAAAAACCCTCCATGCCATTCGGGGGATTTCTCTGGATTTATATAAGGGGGAGATTCTGGCTATTGTAGGGGAATCGGGAAGCGGAAAGTCTGTTTTTACCAAATCCTTTATGGGTCTTTTGGAGAGAAATGGGTATGTGGATGGCGGAAGTGCTGTTTATTCCGGGGCAGATGACCGGGAGAATGTTGAATTAACAGCCGTTAAGAGGGAGAAGGACTGGCTTAAGATACGGGGGCATGAGATTGCGATGATCATGCAGGATCCCATGACCAGCTTAAACCCTTTAAAAACCATTGGGGTTCAGATCATGGAAGCAGTGCTGCTTCATCAGAAGGTGGGGCATTCTGAAGCAAAGAAACGGACGCTTAAATATTTAATGGATGTGGGAATTCAGGACCCGGAAAAAAGGTTTGACCAGTATCCTCACGAGTTTTCCGGGGGGATGCGCCAACGGGTGGTGATCGCCATAGCCATTGCCTGTAATCCACAGATCCTTATTTGTGATGAGCCGACTACGGCTCTTGATGTGACCATACAGGCCCAGATTCTGGACCTAATTAAGGAACTGCGGCATAAATACAGGCTTTCAGTAATTCTGATCACCCATGACTTAGGAGTGGTGGCCAACATCGCAGACAGGGTGGCGGTTATGTATGCCGGGGATATTGTGGAGATCGGCACCTGTGAAGATATTTTTTATGATGCAAGACATCCTTATACCTGGGCTTTGCTTTCTTCCCTGCCTCAGGTGGGGGTAAAGGGGACGGATCTGTTTTCCATTCCAGGCACACCTCCCAACCTTTATGCGGAGATAAAGGGGGATGCCTTTGCTCCCCGCAATCCTCAGGCTCTTAAAATTGATTTTGTAAAAAGGCCTCCTTATTTTGAGGTATCGCCTACCCATAAGGCGAAGACCTGGCTGTTAGATCCCAGGGCACCAAAGGTGGATCCGCCGCCTGTGGTCAGCAAAATCAGGAATGGAGGTCTGCTTTGA
- a CDS encoding C40 family peptidase — MESYGIIKIPVATIWEGRSEIKENSLGETVSAISDEGLYGMGLTITGEEELGFYPVRTFYGYSGFIRKEEIELVSLDELKCWEECGLMIIDGIYVDILSLPKVQGVRLLSLFRGSLIRVLSFDSETEGWAKVELFNGRVGYMRNQFLRKKEFSQSGLWTGELPQKKIVDEASFRKSVVETAKQYLGTQYRWGGRSTAGIDCSGLTSESYLLNGILIYRDARIKPGFPVHEIPKDEMLPGDLMYFPGHIAMYMGNGSYIHSTGKIGSGGVVINSLNPQAEDYRADLAESWYASGSIFGTAPLM, encoded by the coding sequence ATGGAATCTTATGGGATTATAAAGATACCGGTTGCTACTATTTGGGAAGGCCGGTCGGAGATAAAAGAGAACAGCCTTGGAGAGACAGTGTCGGCCATTTCGGATGAAGGGCTGTATGGAATGGGGCTTACGATAACCGGGGAGGAAGAGCTGGGATTTTACCCGGTACGGACATTTTACGGCTATTCCGGCTTTATCAGGAAAGAGGAAATAGAACTGGTGAGTCTTGATGAGCTGAAATGCTGGGAAGAGTGCGGGCTTATGATTATAGATGGAATCTACGTGGACATTCTATCTCTCCCAAAGGTTCAGGGAGTGCGCCTTTTAAGCCTGTTCCGTGGTTCTCTTATTAGGGTACTTTCCTTTGACTCAGAAACCGAAGGCTGGGCCAAGGTGGAGCTTTTTAATGGGCGAGTGGGCTATATGAGAAATCAGTTTTTAAGGAAAAAGGAATTTTCCCAGTCAGGTCTGTGGACGGGGGAGCTTCCGCAAAAGAAGATTGTGGATGAAGCATCATTCCGTAAGTCGGTGGTAGAGACGGCAAAGCAGTATTTGGGGACCCAGTATCGCTGGGGTGGAAGATCTACCGCAGGGATCGACTGTTCCGGACTCACGTCGGAAAGCTATCTTTTAAACGGAATCCTTATCTACCGGGATGCCAGGATAAAACCAGGATTTCCGGTACATGAGATTCCAAAGGATGAGATGCTTCCCGGGGACCTTATGTATTTTCCAGGACATATCGCCATGTATATGGGAAATGGTTCATATATCCATTCTACGGGAAAAATCGGCAGCGGCGGTGTGGTGATCAACAGCCTAAATCCTCAGGCAGAGGACTATCGGGCGGATCTTGCAGAAAGCTGGTATGCGTCAGGGAGTATTTTTGGCACAGCCCCATTGATGTAA
- a CDS encoding ABC transporter ATP-binding protein: MEKQKKGVRLERISKIYIDPKTGKEFYAVKDTSLDIEPGSFVTLLGPSGCGKTTTLRMIAGFESPDEGEIYLGGEAINHLTPNKRDTAMVFQSYALLPHYNVFDNVAYGLKIRKVPKEEIRERVMNILKLVEMEGMETRMTNQLSGGQQQRVALARALVIEPGVLLFDEPLSNLDAKLRVTMRTEIRKIQQKVGITAIYVTHDQSEAMSISDKIIIMSKGKVEQIGTPREIYYHPASRFVADFIGEANFLKAKVLSEEGEKAMISVAGKEFQVNNFAGAHSGDEATLVIRPEGAILSEQGILEGLVTLSTFMGSYQYYQIMVGDMEIQITDYNPVNRRIYEVGEKAYLDFDPKGVYIL; this comes from the coding sequence ATGGAAAAACAGAAAAAAGGCGTTCGGTTAGAACGCATTTCAAAAATATACATAGATCCAAAGACAGGTAAGGAGTTTTATGCAGTAAAGGATACCTCTCTGGATATTGAGCCGGGATCCTTTGTTACCCTGTTGGGACCGTCAGGCTGCGGCAAGACGACTACACTTCGTATGATCGCGGGCTTTGAAAGCCCGGATGAAGGGGAAATTTATCTGGGAGGAGAGGCAATCAACCATTTGACTCCCAATAAAAGGGATACGGCCATGGTGTTTCAGAGCTATGCCCTTCTGCCTCATTACAACGTGTTTGACAACGTGGCATACGGTCTTAAGATCCGGAAGGTTCCAAAGGAAGAGATCAGGGAACGGGTCATGAATATACTAAAGCTGGTGGAAATGGAAGGGATGGAGACCCGCATGACAAACCAGCTCTCCGGCGGGCAGCAGCAGCGTGTGGCATTAGCCAGAGCCCTGGTCATAGAACCGGGAGTCCTGCTCTTTGATGAGCCTTTAAGCAACTTAGATGCAAAGCTGAGGGTGACCATGAGGACTGAGATCCGAAAGATACAGCAGAAGGTCGGGATTACGGCAATCTATGTGACCCACGACCAGTCCGAGGCCATGAGTATTTCTGATAAGATCATCATCATGAGCAAAGGCAAGGTGGAACAGATTGGAACCCCAAGGGAGATCTATTATCATCCCGCTTCCAGATTTGTGGCTGATTTTATCGGAGAAGCCAACTTCTTAAAGGCAAAGGTTTTATCGGAAGAAGGAGAAAAAGCCATGATTTCTGTGGCAGGGAAAGAATTCCAGGTAAACAATTTTGCAGGGGCCCATTCCGGAGATGAGGCGACTTTGGTGATACGGCCGGAGGGAGCGATCCTGTCGGAGCAAGGTATCTTAGAGGGACTGGTCACCTTATCCACCTTCATGGGGTCTTATCAGTACTATCAGATCATGGTGGGGGATATGGAAATCCAGATTACGGATTATAACCCGGTCAACCGTAGAATCTATGAAGTGGGTGAAAAAGCTTATCTGGATTTTGATCCAAAGGGTGTTTACATCCTGTAG